The following proteins are encoded in a genomic region of Nevskiales bacterium:
- a CDS encoding acyl-CoA dehydrogenase family protein, whose translation MTSDSELELFRDTVVRFLKDRVVPYYDQWERAGIAPRALWNELGEAGLLCVDAPAEYGGIGAPFEYSCVVLEEIGRLGFGAMAANVAVHSDIVCPYIAHLGTEEQKRKYIPKLVSGERVGAICMTEPGAGSDLQGIRTTAIADGDHYVINGQKTFITNGQHADLLIVFAKTDPRAGAKGTSLFLVEATTPGFARGRNLEKIG comes from the coding sequence ATGACCTCCGACAGCGAACTTGAACTGTTCCGCGACACCGTCGTCCGTTTCCTCAAGGACCGGGTCGTGCCCTACTACGACCAGTGGGAGCGCGCCGGCATCGCGCCGCGCGCGCTGTGGAACGAGCTGGGTGAGGCGGGCCTGTTGTGCGTGGATGCGCCTGCCGAGTACGGCGGCATCGGCGCGCCCTTCGAGTATTCCTGCGTGGTGCTCGAGGAGATCGGGCGACTGGGCTTTGGCGCCATGGCCGCGAACGTGGCGGTGCACTCGGACATCGTCTGTCCCTACATCGCCCATCTCGGCACCGAGGAACAGAAGCGCAAGTACATTCCGAAACTGGTCAGCGGCGAGAGGGTGGGCGCGATCTGCATGACCGAGCCGGGCGCCGGCTCCGATCTGCAGGGCATCCGCACCACGGCCATCGCCGACGGCGATCATTACGTGATCAACGGCCAGAAGACCTTCATCACCAACGGCCAGCATGCCGACCTGCTGATCGTCTTCGCCAAGACCGATCCCAGGGCCGGCGCCAAGGGCACCTCGCTGTTCCTGGTCGAGGCCACCACGCCCGGCTTCGCGCGCGGCCGCAATTTGGAGAAGATCGGCC